A genomic region of Halococcus hamelinensis 100A6 contains the following coding sequences:
- a CDS encoding DUF7119 family protein: protein MSPDEPTTDRESPIGEPVVRGDPSFAGERAEEAVQFDPDDPESLATAAEVVEAFADDTVESADSVYMLRGAAACAALVRGEGSYKAAAARTGDAVTVSFIRKWARVHDLPRSIRQYVAAGEIAPTAAKHIARVSDHARFQLAWAVLDSDLTVREVRAVASAINAGTSPADALASHDVTLGELRLRLPVETYTELRRRAALRRVDPADVVADALAALEPTTGERY, encoded by the coding sequence ATGAGCCCGGACGAGCCGACCACCGACCGCGAGTCACCGATCGGCGAGCCGGTCGTCCGGGGAGACCCGAGTTTCGCCGGCGAGCGCGCCGAGGAAGCCGTCCAGTTCGACCCGGACGACCCGGAGAGCCTCGCGACCGCCGCCGAGGTGGTCGAGGCGTTCGCCGACGATACCGTCGAGAGCGCCGACAGCGTCTACATGCTCCGTGGCGCGGCGGCGTGCGCGGCGCTCGTTCGCGGGGAGGGCTCCTACAAGGCCGCCGCCGCCCGTACCGGCGACGCCGTCACCGTCTCGTTCATCCGGAAGTGGGCCCGGGTCCACGACCTGCCCCGGTCGATCCGCCAGTACGTCGCCGCCGGCGAGATCGCGCCCACGGCGGCCAAACACATCGCGCGGGTCTCCGACCACGCACGCTTCCAGCTCGCGTGGGCGGTGCTCGACAGCGACCTCACCGTTCGCGAGGTCCGTGCGGTGGCGAGCGCGATCAACGCCGGCACCTCGCCCGCCGACGCCCTCGCTTCCCACGACGTGACGCTCGGCGAGCTACGGCTTCGGCTCCCGGTGGAGACCTACACCGAACTCAGACGCCGCGCCGCCCTCCGGCGGGTCGACCCCGCCGACGTGGTCGCCGACGCGCTCGCGGCCCTCGAGCCCACGACCGGCGAGCGGTACTGA
- a CDS encoding oxidoreductase, whose protein sequence is MTASDWTTDEMGDLHGKTVVVTGANSGLGYEAAREFALHGADVVLACRSVERGTEAGERIREEAPDTRLTVIELDLADLSSVGAFAAAFADTHDELHVLCNNAGVMAVPRSETVDGFETQFGVNHLGHFALTAALLGHLRETEGETRVVTQSSGLHENGEIDFEDLQGEDAYDEWAAYGQSKLANVLFGYELHRRLREAEVDDVTSVVCHPGYAATDLQRRGPEQSGSRLRLWGMQAANALVAQDAATGALPLLYAATTPDIEGGEYVGPGGLRNMRGHPAVQASSDRSYDEGTARRLWAVSEELTGVSYDLAPARTV, encoded by the coding sequence ATGACCGCCAGCGACTGGACTACGGACGAGATGGGGGACCTACACGGGAAAACCGTCGTCGTCACCGGCGCGAACAGCGGGCTTGGTTACGAGGCCGCCCGCGAGTTCGCGCTCCACGGCGCTGACGTCGTGCTCGCGTGTCGAAGCGTCGAGCGGGGCACCGAGGCGGGCGAACGGATCCGTGAGGAAGCACCCGACACCCGCCTCACGGTGATCGAACTCGACCTCGCGGACCTCTCGTCGGTGGGTGCGTTCGCCGCGGCGTTCGCGGACACCCACGACGAGCTCCACGTGCTCTGCAACAACGCCGGCGTGATGGCGGTCCCCCGAAGCGAGACGGTCGACGGCTTCGAGACACAGTTCGGGGTGAACCACCTGGGCCACTTCGCGCTCACGGCCGCGCTGCTGGGCCACCTCCGCGAGACCGAGGGCGAGACGCGCGTCGTCACCCAGAGCAGCGGACTCCACGAGAACGGCGAGATCGACTTCGAGGACCTCCAGGGCGAGGACGCATACGACGAGTGGGCGGCCTACGGCCAGAGCAAGCTCGCGAACGTCCTGTTCGGCTACGAACTCCACCGTCGCCTCCGCGAGGCCGAGGTCGACGACGTCACCAGCGTGGTCTGTCACCCCGGCTACGCCGCGACCGACCTCCAGCGGCGCGGTCCCGAGCAGTCCGGCTCGCGGCTCCGGCTCTGGGGGATGCAGGCCGCGAACGCGCTGGTCGCCCAGGACGCCGCCACTGGAGCCCTCCCGCTGCTCTACGCCGCGACCACGCCCGACATCGAGGGTGGCGAGTACGTCGGCCCCGGTGGCCTTCGGAACATGCGCGGCCACCCCGCGGTCCAGGCATCGAGCGACCGGTCGTACGACGAGGGGACCGCCCGACGGCTCTGGGCGGTCTCGGAGGAACTCACCGGCGTGAGCTACGATCTCGCACCCGCGCGGACGGTCTGA
- a CDS encoding SRPBCC family protein, translating to MDFEYRVRVAAPATDVFSFVADPRNDRQWKDRVVAVDEFDGGMAVGARWTRVVRTAGGRSENVEECTRYEAPTTFGYRTVVGRTPVEVTYTLATCDGETVVIYTGSMAFRGRMRVLAPFVRGRIERGIGSSVDRLVERFEPTTADRTDAAVSSEPAV from the coding sequence ATGGACTTCGAATACCGGGTCAGAGTAGCCGCACCGGCGACCGACGTCTTCTCGTTCGTCGCCGACCCCCGAAACGACCGCCAGTGGAAGGATCGAGTGGTAGCCGTGGACGAGTTCGACGGTGGGATGGCGGTCGGAGCCCGGTGGACGCGCGTGGTCCGAACGGCCGGCGGTCGCTCGGAGAACGTCGAGGAGTGTACCAGGTACGAGGCACCGACGACGTTCGGCTACCGGACGGTCGTCGGACGAACGCCCGTCGAGGTCACGTACACGCTGGCGACGTGTGATGGCGAGACCGTGGTCATTTACACCGGGAGCATGGCGTTTCGCGGTAGAATGCGGGTGCTCGCGCCGTTCGTTCGGGGACGCATCGAACGCGGGATCGGATCCAGCGTGGATCGGTTGGTCGAGCGGTTCGAACCCACCACCGCCGACCGAACCGACGCGGCGGTGTCGAGCGAGCCGGCGGTATAG
- a CDS encoding MBL fold metallo-hydrolase → MELRFCGGAREVGRSAVLLDDSLLLDYGMKSGTPPGFPVGNVDPDAVVVSHGHLDHVGTVPALLSGDARPPVHWTPPTRDLGLLLARDTLKLRGGTPQCPFTETDVARLTQVSELHDYRERFDAAGHDVTLFDAGHIPGSAHVLVERDGTRILYTGDFHTADQRIVGGSTARPAADVVVCESTYSDVEHEARAAVEERFVESLRTTLWEGGTVVVPAFAIGRTQEVMAICARHDIECYVDGMGKRVTELLRRTSGFVREDALKRANAHARFVSNPGQRERIADQNTVVITTSGMLSGGPAMTYIPLIRGNPVNKVAFVGYQVAGTPGRELLDTGRAEIDGRVMPVSAQVERYDLSAHADHDGLSAFLDSYRDSRVLVNHGDRCAAFAAELQEDGFDASAPERGDVVEV, encoded by the coding sequence ATGGAACTCCGTTTCTGCGGCGGAGCACGCGAGGTCGGCCGGAGCGCGGTCCTCCTCGACGACTCGCTGCTCCTCGATTACGGCATGAAGTCCGGAACCCCGCCCGGGTTTCCCGTCGGCAACGTCGATCCGGACGCGGTCGTGGTCTCGCACGGCCACCTCGACCACGTCGGCACCGTCCCCGCGCTCCTCTCTGGCGACGCCCGCCCGCCGGTCCACTGGACGCCGCCGACGCGCGACCTGGGGCTGTTGCTCGCGCGCGACACCCTGAAACTCCGCGGCGGCACCCCGCAGTGTCCGTTCACCGAGACCGACGTCGCCCGGCTCACCCAGGTCTCGGAACTCCACGACTACCGCGAGCGGTTCGACGCCGCGGGCCACGACGTCACCCTCTTCGACGCGGGCCACATCCCGGGCAGTGCACACGTCCTCGTCGAGCGTGACGGCACCCGGATCCTCTATACGGGCGATTTCCACACCGCCGACCAGCGGATCGTGGGTGGCTCCACCGCACGGCCCGCAGCCGACGTCGTGGTCTGTGAGTCGACCTACTCCGACGTCGAGCACGAGGCGCGCGCGGCGGTCGAGGAACGGTTCGTCGAGAGCCTCCGGACCACGCTCTGGGAGGGCGGCACCGTCGTGGTGCCGGCGTTCGCCATCGGACGAACACAGGAGGTGATGGCGATCTGTGCACGTCACGACATCGAGTGCTACGTCGACGGGATGGGCAAGCGCGTCACCGAACTCCTCCGGCGCACGTCGGGCTTCGTCCGCGAGGACGCGCTCAAGCGGGCGAACGCACACGCCCGGTTCGTCTCGAACCCCGGCCAGCGCGAGCGGATCGCCGACCAGAACACGGTGGTGATCACCACCAGCGGGATGCTCTCGGGCGGGCCGGCGATGACCTACATCCCGCTCATCAGGGGGAATCCAGTGAACAAGGTCGCCTTCGTGGGCTATCAGGTCGCCGGCACGCCGGGACGGGAGCTGCTCGACACCGGTCGCGCCGAGATCGACGGCCGGGTGATGCCCGTGAGCGCACAGGTCGAACGCTACGACCTCTCGGCACACGCCGACCACGACGGGCTCAGCGCCTTCCTCGATTCGTACCGCGATTCGCGAGTGCTCGTCAATCACGGGGATCGATGTGCCGCGTTCGCCGCCGAACTGCAGGAGGACGGGTTCGATGCGAGCGCACCGGAACGCGGTGACGTCGTCGAGGTGTGA